The Pseudomonas allokribbensis genome has a window encoding:
- the fliQ gene encoding flagellar biosynthesis protein FliQ translates to MTPEVAVDIFREALWLTTMMVAILVIPSLLVGLLVSMFQAATQINEQTLSFLPRLLVMLVTLIVGGPWIIQTFMEYIIQLYKNIPLVIG, encoded by the coding sequence ATGACGCCAGAAGTAGCGGTCGACATTTTTCGCGAAGCCTTGTGGCTGACCACGATGATGGTCGCGATTCTGGTGATCCCGAGTCTGCTGGTGGGCCTGCTGGTGTCGATGTTCCAGGCCGCCACGCAGATCAACGAACAGACCCTGAGCTTTCTGCCGCGTCTGCTGGTGATGCTGGTGACCCTGATTGTCGGCGGTCCGTGGATCATCCAGACCTTCATGGAATACATCATCCAGCTGTACAAAAACATTCCGCTGGTCATCGGCTGA
- the fliP gene encoding flagellar type III secretion system pore protein FliP (The bacterial flagellar biogenesis protein FliP forms a type III secretion system (T3SS)-type pore required for flagellar assembly.), whose product MGALRIVLTLALMLAAPLAFAADPLSIPAITLGTNANGAQEYSVSLQILLIMTALSFIPAAVILMTSFTRIIIVFSILRQALGLQQTPSNQILTGMALFLTMFIMAPVFDRVNNDALQPYLAEKLTAQQAVEKAQVPIKDFMLAQTRSSDLELFMRLSKRTDIATPDQAPLTILVPAFVTSELKTAFQIGFMIFIPFLIIDLVVASVLMAMGMMMLSPLIISLPFKIMLFVLVDGWALIIGTLASSFGGVSP is encoded by the coding sequence ATGGGTGCGTTGCGCATCGTCTTGACCCTGGCCTTGATGTTGGCCGCGCCACTGGCGTTCGCCGCCGATCCGTTGTCGATCCCGGCGATCACCTTGGGCACCAACGCCAACGGTGCGCAGGAGTATTCGGTCAGCCTGCAGATCCTGTTGATCATGACGGCGCTGAGCTTTATTCCGGCCGCCGTCATTCTGATGACCAGTTTCACCCGGATCATTATCGTCTTCTCGATCCTGCGTCAGGCCCTCGGTCTGCAACAGACGCCGTCGAACCAGATCCTCACCGGCATGGCGCTGTTCCTGACCATGTTCATCATGGCGCCGGTGTTCGACCGGGTGAACAACGACGCCCTGCAACCGTATCTGGCGGAGAAACTCACCGCCCAGCAAGCGGTGGAAAAGGCTCAGGTGCCGATCAAGGATTTCATGCTCGCGCAGACGCGCTCCAGCGATCTCGAGCTGTTCATGCGCCTGTCCAAGCGCACCGATATCGCGACGCCTGATCAGGCACCGCTGACCATTCTGGTGCCGGCCTTCGTCACGTCTGAACTGAAAACCGCGTTCCAGATCGGCTTCATGATCTTCATTCCGTTCCTCATCATCGACCTGGTCGTGGCGAGTGTGCTGATGGCGATGGGTATGATGATGCTGTCGCCGCTGATCATTTCCCTGCCGTTCAAGATCATGCTGTTCGTGCTGGTGGATGGGTGGGCGCTGATCATCGGCACCCTGGCCAGCAGTTTCGGAGGTGTATCGCCATGA
- the fliO gene encoding flagellar biosynthetic protein FliO has protein sequence MKKVLGSLLASALALPSVVMAAEPAAATAAAVTPAVNSGVAGQLTQLVFGLLLVLGLIFFLAWLLRRVQQAGPAGKGQVIELIGSRALGPRDRLMLVQVGKEQILLGLSPGTITALHVLKEPVDVPATSEKATPEFAQHLLKILGKDQKDTK, from the coding sequence GTGAAAAAGGTTCTGGGTTCTTTGCTGGCCTCGGCGCTGGCGCTGCCATCAGTCGTGATGGCCGCCGAGCCGGCGGCTGCCACCGCTGCGGCGGTGACGCCTGCGGTCAACAGCGGTGTCGCCGGTCAATTGACGCAGCTGGTGTTCGGCCTGTTGCTGGTGCTGGGGTTGATCTTCTTCCTCGCCTGGCTATTGCGCCGGGTGCAGCAGGCAGGCCCTGCGGGCAAGGGCCAGGTGATCGAGCTGATCGGTTCCCGCGCGCTCGGTCCGCGTGACCGACTGATGCTGGTGCAGGTCGGCAAGGAGCAGATCCTGCTGGGTCTCAGCCCCGGCACGATCACCGCACTGCACGTACTCAAGGAACCGGTGGACGTCCCGGCGACCTCCGAAAAAGCGACTCCGGAATTTGCCCAGCATCTGTTGAAGATCCTCGGCAAGGATCAGAAGGATACGAAGTAA
- the fliR gene encoding flagellar biosynthetic protein FliR — MQSLLQLTDTQISTWVATFMLPLFRIGSMLMVMPVFGTTLVPKRVRLYLALAITVVIAPSLPPMPAVSPLDLSGLLLIAEQILVGAVLGFSLQLFFQAFVVAGQIVAIQMGMGFASMIDPTNGVSVAVIGQFFTMLVTLLFLGMNGHLVVFEVLTESFTTLPVGAGLMTAHYWELAGKLGWVLGAALMLVLPAVTALLVVNIAFGVMTRAAPQLNIFSIGFPLTLVLGLFIVWVGLADILNQYQPLAVEALQLLRELAQAR, encoded by the coding sequence ATGCAGTCGCTGCTTCAGTTGACCGACACGCAGATCAGCACCTGGGTGGCGACGTTCATGCTGCCGCTGTTTCGCATCGGCTCGATGCTGATGGTGATGCCGGTGTTCGGCACCACGCTGGTTCCCAAACGTGTCCGTCTTTACCTCGCCCTTGCGATCACCGTGGTGATCGCGCCGAGCCTGCCGCCGATGCCGGCCGTCAGTCCGCTGGATCTGAGCGGTCTGCTGTTGATTGCCGAGCAGATCCTGGTTGGCGCCGTGTTGGGCTTCTCCTTGCAGCTGTTCTTCCAGGCCTTCGTGGTCGCGGGGCAGATCGTTGCGATCCAGATGGGCATGGGCTTCGCCTCGATGATCGACCCTACCAACGGCGTGTCGGTGGCGGTGATCGGGCAGTTCTTCACCATGCTGGTGACGTTGCTGTTCCTCGGCATGAACGGTCACCTTGTAGTCTTTGAGGTGCTGACTGAAAGCTTCACCACGCTGCCGGTCGGCGCAGGCCTGATGACCGCGCATTACTGGGAGCTGGCCGGCAAGCTCGGCTGGGTGCTTGGCGCGGCATTGATGCTGGTGCTGCCGGCTGTCACTGCGCTGCTGGTGGTCAACATTGCATTCGGTGTGATGACCCGGGCGGCGCCACAGCTGAACATTTTCTCGATCGGCTTCCCGCTGACCCTCGTGCTCGGCTTGTTCATTGTCTGGGTCGGGCTGGCGGACATTCTCAATCAGTATCAGCCGCTGGCCGTCGAGGCCTTGCAGTTGCTACGCGAACTGGCACAGGCGCGCTGA
- a CDS encoding protein phosphatase CheZ, which translates to MEHNESSQGDFESTLKKHAVELVESLEKGRFGDAVQLIHELNQTRDRGLYQEVGKLTRELHSAIVNFQIDPHMPQAEEVSQITDATERLGYVVKLTEAAANRTMDLVESATPVVNGLADEAQALSADWGRFMRREVGAEEFRELARRVDGFLARSSADNRAVSSNLNDILLAQDYQDLTGQVIKRVTQLVTEVESNLLKLVLMASQVDRFAGIEHDRAAMLAEKDPQKHLSQGEGPQIHADKREDVVSGQDDVDDLLSSLGF; encoded by the coding sequence ATGGAGCATAACGAATCTTCACAGGGCGACTTCGAGTCGACTCTGAAAAAACACGCGGTCGAACTGGTCGAAAGCCTTGAAAAAGGCAGGTTCGGCGACGCTGTGCAACTGATCCATGAGCTCAATCAGACCCGTGACCGTGGCCTGTACCAGGAAGTGGGCAAGCTCACGCGCGAACTGCACAGTGCAATCGTCAACTTCCAGATCGACCCGCATATGCCGCAGGCCGAGGAAGTGTCGCAGATCACTGATGCGACCGAGCGTCTGGGCTATGTGGTCAAGCTGACCGAAGCGGCAGCCAACCGCACCATGGACCTGGTGGAAAGCGCCACGCCGGTGGTCAATGGCCTGGCTGACGAAGCCCAGGCATTGAGTGCCGACTGGGGACGTTTCATGCGCCGTGAAGTCGGGGCTGAAGAGTTCCGCGAGCTGGCGCGTCGGGTCGACGGTTTTCTGGCACGCAGCAGCGCGGACAACCGCGCGGTGTCGAGCAACCTCAACGACATTCTGCTGGCCCAGGATTACCAGGACCTCACAGGTCAGGTGATCAAGCGCGTGACCCAGTTGGTCACCGAAGTCGAAAGCAATCTGCTCAAACTCGTGCTCATGGCCAGTCAGGTGGACCGCTTTGCGGGCATCGAACATGACCGTGCGGCAATGCTCGCTGAAAAAGATCCACAAAAACATCTCTCGCAGGGTGAAGGTCCGCAGATTCATGCCGATAAACGAGAAGACGTTGTGTCCGGTCAGGACGATGTGGACGATTTGCTATCCAGCCTTGGATTTTGA
- the flhB gene encoding flagellar biosynthesis protein FlhB: MAESESGQDKTEDPTEKRKKDSREKGEIARSKELNTLAIMLAGSGALLVFGGMLAQDLMELMRLNFTLSREVIMDQSSMGKFLMNSGVIALVAIQPIMITLLLAAFLGPIALGGWLFAAGSLAPKFSRMNPGAGLKRMFSMKSVIELLKALAKFLIILAVALVVLSGDVDDLLRIAHEPLDRAIIHSLQLVGWSTLWMACGLIIIAAVDVPVQLWESIKKLKMTKQEVRDEHKDQEGRPEVKQRIRQVQREMSQRRMMAAIPDADVVITNPTHYAVALKYDSEKGGAPMLLAKGSDFLALKIREIAVANNVMLLESPGLARSIYYSTELEEEIPGGLYLAVAQVLAYVYQIRQHRAGKGKFPEPLKDDLPIPPDLRRDS, from the coding sequence ATGGCAGAGAGCGAGAGCGGTCAGGATAAAACAGAAGACCCCACGGAGAAGCGCAAGAAGGACTCCCGGGAAAAAGGCGAGATTGCGCGCTCCAAGGAACTCAACACCTTGGCGATCATGCTCGCCGGTTCCGGTGCGCTGCTGGTGTTCGGCGGGATGTTGGCGCAGGACTTGATGGAGCTGATGCGCCTGAACTTCACGCTGTCGCGCGAAGTGATCATGGATCAGAGCTCCATGGGCAAGTTCCTGATGAATTCCGGGGTGATCGCACTGGTGGCGATCCAGCCGATCATGATCACCTTGCTGCTGGCGGCGTTTCTCGGGCCGATCGCCCTCGGCGGCTGGTTGTTTGCTGCGGGTTCCCTGGCGCCCAAGTTCAGTCGGATGAACCCAGGCGCGGGTCTCAAGCGCATGTTTTCCATGAAGTCGGTGATCGAACTGCTCAAGGCGCTGGCCAAGTTCCTGATCATTCTGGCGGTGGCGCTGGTGGTGTTGTCCGGGGATGTCGACGACTTGTTGCGCATTGCCCACGAACCGCTGGACCGGGCGATCATTCACAGTCTGCAACTGGTGGGCTGGAGCACTTTGTGGATGGCGTGCGGTTTGATCATCATCGCGGCCGTCGACGTCCCGGTGCAGCTCTGGGAGAGCATTAAAAAGCTCAAGATGACCAAGCAGGAAGTGCGCGACGAGCACAAGGACCAGGAAGGCCGGCCGGAGGTCAAACAGCGGATTCGTCAGGTCCAGCGCGAGATGTCGCAGCGCCGGATGATGGCGGCGATCCCCGATGCCGACGTGGTCATCACCAACCCGACGCACTACGCCGTGGCGCTCAAATACGACTCGGAGAAGGGCGGGGCGCCGATGCTGCTGGCCAAGGGCAGCGACTTCCTGGCGCTGAAAATCCGCGAAATCGCCGTGGCCAACAACGTCATGCTGCTCGAATCGCCGGGGCTGGCGCGTTCGATCTATTACTCCACCGAGCTGGAAGAAGAGATCCCTGGTGGCCTGTATCTGGCGGTCGCTCAGGTACTGGCCTACGTCTACCAGATCCGCCAGCACCGTGCGGGCAAGGGCAAGTTCCCGGAACCGCTCAAGGACGATCTGCCGATCCCGCCGGATCTGCGGCGCGATTCCTGA
- the flhA gene encoding flagellar biosynthesis protein FlhA yields the protein MDRSQLINSARSNIADLSRGNLGVPLLLLVMLAMMMLPVPPFLLDVFFTFNIALSIVVLLVCVYALRPLDFAVFPTILLVATLLRLALNVASTRVVMLHGQDGHAAAGKVIQAFGEVVIGGNYVVGIVVFAILMIINFVVVTKGAGRISEVSARFTLDAMPGKQMAIDADLNAGLIDQNQAKARRSEVAQEAEFYGSMDGASKFVRGDAIAGLLILFINLIGGMAVGIFQHNMTFADAGKVYALLTIGDGLVAQLPSLLLSTAAAIMVTRASGSEDMGKQINRQMFASPKALAVAAGLMAVMGLVPGMPHFSFLSMAALAAGGAYLFWKKQNVAKVQALQEVQRQQELLPSPARAMETKELGWDDVTPIDMIGLEVGYRLIPLVDRNQGGQLLARIKGVRKKLSQDLGFLMPTVHIRDNLDLAPSAYRLTLMGVILAEAEIYPDRELAINPGQVYGTLNGITAKDPAFGLEAVWIEVSQRAQAQSLGYTVVDASTVVATHLNQILYKHSSELIGHEEVQQLMQLLAKSSPKLAEELVPGVVSLSQLLKVLQALLAEHVPVRDIRSIAEAIANNAAKSQDTAALVAAVRVGVSRAIVQSIVGTESELPVITLEPRLEQILLNSLQKAGQGSEEGVLLEPSMAEKLQRSLIEAAQRQEMQGQPVILLVAGPVRAMLSRFGRLAVPGLHVLAYQEIPDNKQVTIVATVGPNG from the coding sequence GTGGATCGCTCTCAGTTAATCAACAGTGCTCGCTCGAACATTGCCGATCTCAGTCGGGGCAATCTGGGTGTGCCGCTGTTGCTGCTGGTCATGCTGGCGATGATGATGTTGCCGGTGCCGCCGTTCCTGCTCGACGTGTTCTTCACCTTCAACATTGCCCTGTCGATCGTCGTGCTGCTGGTCTGCGTGTACGCGTTGCGGCCGCTGGATTTTGCGGTGTTCCCGACGATCCTGCTGGTGGCGACGCTGTTGCGACTGGCGTTGAACGTGGCGTCGACGCGAGTGGTGATGCTCCACGGTCAGGACGGCCACGCCGCTGCCGGTAAGGTGATCCAGGCCTTCGGTGAGGTGGTGATCGGCGGTAACTACGTGGTCGGTATCGTGGTCTTCGCGATTTTGATGATCATCAACTTCGTCGTGGTCACCAAGGGTGCCGGGCGGATTTCCGAGGTGAGCGCGCGTTTCACCCTCGACGCGATGCCCGGCAAACAAATGGCAATCGACGCCGACCTCAACGCCGGTCTGATCGACCAGAACCAGGCCAAGGCCCGCCGTTCCGAAGTCGCCCAAGAGGCTGAGTTCTACGGTTCTATGGACGGTGCCAGCAAGTTCGTCCGTGGTGACGCCATCGCCGGCCTGCTGATTCTGTTCATCAACCTGATCGGCGGCATGGCCGTCGGTATCTTCCAGCACAACATGACCTTCGCCGACGCCGGCAAGGTTTACGCCCTGCTGACCATCGGTGACGGTTTAGTGGCGCAATTGCCATCACTGTTGTTATCTACAGCGGCAGCAATCATGGTGACCCGTGCTTCCGGTTCGGAAGACATGGGCAAGCAGATCAATCGCCAGATGTTCGCCTCGCCGAAAGCGCTGGCGGTGGCGGCCGGTCTGATGGCGGTCATGGGCCTGGTGCCGGGCATGCCGCACTTCTCCTTCCTGAGCATGGCGGCCCTGGCGGCTGGTGGCGCGTACCTGTTCTGGAAAAAGCAGAACGTCGCCAAGGTGCAGGCGCTGCAAGAGGTTCAGCGTCAGCAGGAGCTGCTGCCTTCGCCGGCCCGCGCCATGGAAACCAAGGAGCTGGGCTGGGACGACGTGACGCCAATCGACATGATCGGCCTGGAAGTCGGTTATCGCCTGATTCCGCTGGTGGACCGCAACCAGGGCGGGCAATTGCTGGCGCGGATCAAGGGCGTGCGCAAGAAGCTCTCGCAGGATCTGGGCTTCCTGATGCCGACCGTGCACATCCGCGACAACCTCGACCTGGCGCCGAGTGCCTATCGCCTGACCCTGATGGGCGTGATCCTGGCCGAAGCCGAGATCTACCCGGATCGCGAACTGGCGATCAACCCGGGGCAGGTCTACGGCACGCTCAATGGTATTACCGCCAAAGATCCGGCTTTCGGCCTGGAGGCGGTGTGGATCGAAGTCAGCCAGCGTGCTCAGGCACAATCGCTCGGTTACACCGTGGTGGACGCCAGTACCGTGGTCGCCACGCACTTGAACCAGATTCTGTACAAGCACTCCAGTGAGCTGATCGGCCACGAAGAAGTGCAGCAACTCATGCAATTGCTGGCCAAGAGCTCGCCAAAACTGGCGGAAGAGCTGGTGCCGGGTGTGGTGTCGCTGTCGCAACTGCTCAAGGTGCTGCAAGCACTGCTGGCCGAACACGTGCCGGTGCGCGACATCCGCAGCATTGCCGAAGCCATCGCCAACAATGCCGCCAAGAGTCAAGATACCGCCGCTTTGGTGGCCGCTGTGCGGGTCGGCGTTTCTCGCGCCATCGTCCAAAGCATTGTAGGGACTGAGTCGGAGCTGCCAGTTATCACGCTGGAGCCAAGGTTGGAACAAATATTGCTCAATAGTCTGCAGAAGGCAGGACAAGGCTCGGAAGAGGGCGTTCTGCTGGAGCCAAGCATGGCCGAGAAGCTGCAGCGTTCGCTCATCGAAGCGGCGCAGCGTCAGGAAATGCAAGGTCAGCCGGTGATCCTGTTGGTAGCAGGCCCGGTTCGCGCGATGCTCTCGCGCTTTGGCCGCCTGGCAGTCCCTGGACTGCATGTGCTGGCCTACCAGGAAATTCCGGACAACAAGCAAGTGACCATCGTTGCGACAGTAGGGCCCAACGGCTGA
- the flhF gene encoding flagellar biosynthesis protein FlhF, with amino-acid sequence MQVKRFFAADMRQAMKLVRDELGADAAIIGNRRIAGGVELTAALDYKLSALAPRVPNMELEDELRKTQSRIVTAQAELSMRGEADGNTNRQLFSGLPLTAGLPLTAAEPLTEPTYAAPARPAPAPAPAAAGVDPRALDSMRFELNSLRELMEVQLGTLAWNQLQGSRPAQANLYRRLQRIGLSGPLSRDLLALTSDIEEPRQAWRMLLAHLARMIATPEVEPLEEGGIIAMVGPAGMGKTTTLAKLAARYVLKYGAQNIALVSMDSFRIGAQEQLKTLGRILNVSVTHVDPGQSLVQALDPLLRKRVVLIDTAGLQASDPALRMQLESLAGRGIRSKNYLVLATTSQKQVLTAAYHSYKRCGLAGCILTKLDETASLGEVLSLAISHELPVAYLTDGPRIPDDLHLPRRHQLVSRAVSVQMQEEPSEEAMADMFADIYHSPTKQVG; translated from the coding sequence ATGCAAGTTAAGCGTTTTTTCGCCGCCGATATGCGTCAGGCCATGAAGCTGGTTCGTGATGAGCTGGGCGCTGATGCCGCCATCATTGGCAACCGCCGCATTGCCGGCGGCGTCGAGCTGACGGCGGCGCTGGATTACAAACTGTCGGCGCTGGCGCCGCGGGTTCCGAACATGGAACTCGAAGACGAGCTGCGCAAGACCCAGTCGCGCATCGTCACCGCCCAGGCCGAACTGAGCATGCGTGGTGAAGCCGACGGCAACACCAATCGCCAGTTGTTCTCCGGTCTGCCATTGACCGCCGGCCTGCCGCTGACGGCTGCCGAGCCTCTGACAGAACCGACTTACGCTGCTCCGGCGCGTCCGGCACCTGCGCCTGCACCGGCTGCCGCTGGCGTTGATCCGCGTGCGCTGGATTCGATGCGTTTCGAACTCAACAGCCTGCGCGAGCTGATGGAAGTGCAACTCGGCACTCTGGCCTGGAATCAGCTGCAAGGCAGCCGTCCGGCTCAGGCGAACCTTTATCGTCGTCTGCAACGCATCGGCTTGTCCGGCCCGTTGTCCCGCGACCTGCTGGCGCTGACCAGCGATATCGAAGAACCTCGTCAGGCCTGGCGCATGTTGCTGGCGCACCTGGCGCGGATGATCGCCACGCCGGAAGTCGAGCCGCTGGAAGAGGGCGGGATCATTGCCATGGTCGGTCCTGCCGGCATGGGCAAGACCACCACCCTGGCCAAACTGGCCGCCCGTTACGTGCTCAAGTACGGCGCGCAGAACATTGCGCTGGTGAGCATGGACAGCTTCCGCATCGGTGCTCAGGAACAGTTGAAAACCCTGGGCCGGATCCTCAATGTGTCGGTGACCCACGTCGACCCGGGCCAGTCCCTGGTGCAGGCGCTGGATCCACTGCTGCGCAAACGCGTGGTGCTGATCGATACCGCCGGCCTGCAGGCCAGCGATCCGGCACTGCGCATGCAGCTGGAAAGCCTGGCCGGTCGTGGCATTCGGTCGAAAAATTATCTGGTACTGGCAACCACCAGCCAGAAACAGGTTCTAACCGCCGCTTATCACAGTTACAAGCGTTGCGGGCTCGCCGGGTGCATCCTGACTAAACTGGATGAGACGGCCAGCCTTGGCGAAGTGCTGAGCCTGGCGATCAGTCATGAACTGCCGGTCGCCTACCTGACCGACGGCCCACGGATTCCGGATGATCTGCATCTGCCGCGCCGTCATCAATTGGTCAGCCGCGCCGTCAGTGTGCAAATGCAGGAAGAACCCAGCGAAGAAGCCATGGCTGACATGTTCGCTGATATCTACCACAGTCCCACCAAGCAGGTTGGCTGA
- a CDS encoding DUF6124 family protein has protein sequence MIKPTPNPPETDPASPYESLDSRKLHEAADRALDHYLCPPGSTPPPRKTRRMFAVTADFKNEELLVELCETLASARTIANDFAHLMPAAQRRTLTGIGQLIMLGELAANRVLNNLELPQSQTSV, from the coding sequence ATGATCAAACCAACACCCAATCCACCCGAAACCGACCCCGCCTCGCCCTACGAATCCCTCGACTCCAGAAAGCTTCACGAAGCCGCCGACCGCGCCCTCGATCACTATCTCTGCCCGCCCGGCTCCACGCCACCACCGCGCAAAACCCGCCGAATGTTTGCCGTTACCGCGGACTTCAAAAACGAAGAGCTGCTGGTCGAGCTCTGCGAAACCCTCGCTTCCGCCAGAACCATCGCCAATGACTTCGCCCACCTCATGCCCGCCGCGCAGCGCAGGACGCTGACGGGCATCGGGCAACTGATCATGCTCGGGGAGCTGGCAGCGAATCGGGTACTGAATAATCTGGAACTACCGCAGTCGCAGACCTCCGTGTAA
- the fliA gene encoding RNA polymerase sigma factor FliA, whose amino-acid sequence MTASGMNFYKKSARDAQYELIERYAPLVKRIAYHLLARLPASVQVEDLIQAGMIGLLEVSTKYDASKGASFETYAGIRIRGAMLDEVRKGDWAPRSVHRNTRMVSDAIRSIEAKTGRDAKDHEVAAELQLSLDDYYGILNDTLGSRLFSFDDLLQDGEHEGLHEDGASAHLEPSRDLEDERFQAALADAIANLPERERLVLALYYDEELNLKEIGEVLGVSESRVSQLHSQCAARLRGRLGEWRAR is encoded by the coding sequence ATGACCGCCAGCGGTATGAATTTCTACAAGAAGTCGGCACGTGACGCGCAGTACGAGCTGATCGAGCGTTACGCGCCACTGGTCAAACGCATTGCTTACCACTTGCTGGCGCGATTGCCGGCCAGTGTGCAGGTCGAAGACCTGATCCAGGCCGGAATGATCGGCCTGCTCGAAGTCTCGACCAAATACGACGCCAGCAAAGGCGCCAGTTTCGAAACGTACGCGGGCATCCGGATCCGCGGCGCCATGCTCGATGAAGTACGCAAGGGGGACTGGGCACCGCGCTCGGTTCACCGCAACACCCGTATGGTCAGCGACGCGATTCGCTCGATTGAAGCTAAAACCGGCCGTGACGCTAAAGATCACGAGGTTGCGGCCGAACTCCAATTGAGTCTCGACGATTACTACGGGATTTTGAACGACACCCTGGGCAGCCGACTGTTCAGTTTCGACGACCTGTTGCAGGACGGCGAACACGAAGGGCTGCACGAGGATGGCGCAAGTGCTCATCTTGAGCCGTCGCGCGATCTGGAAGATGAGCGCTTCCAGGCTGCGTTGGCGGACGCGATTGCCAATTTGCCGGAGCGTGAGCGACTGGTGTTGGCGCTGTACTACGACGAAGAGCTGAACCTCAAGGAAATCGGTGAAGTCCTTGGCGTCAGTGAATCGCGGGTCAGCCAGTTACACAGCCAGTGCGCGGCCCGCTTGCGGGGGCGTTTGGGGGAGTGGCGAGCGCGCTGA
- a CDS encoding chemotaxis response regulator CheY, with protein MKILIVDDFSTMRRIIKNLLRDLGFTNTVEADDGTTAIPVLNSGSIDFLVTDWNMPGMTGIDLLRHVRADEKLKHLPVLMVTAEAKREQIIEAAQAGVNGYVVKPFTAQALKEKIEKIFERIG; from the coding sequence ATGAAAATCCTCATCGTTGATGACTTCTCAACGATGCGGCGGATCATCAAGAACCTGTTGCGTGACCTTGGGTTCACCAACACCGTTGAAGCCGACGATGGCACCACTGCCATTCCGGTGCTCAACAGCGGCAGCATCGACTTTCTGGTGACCGACTGGAACATGCCTGGCATGACCGGTATCGACCTGCTGCGTCACGTGCGCGCCGATGAAAAACTCAAGCACCTGCCAGTGCTGATGGTGACTGCTGAAGCCAAGCGCGAGCAGATCATCGAAGCGGCCCAGGCCGGCGTTAACGGCTACGTGGTCAAACCTTTCACGGCTCAGGCGCTGAAAGAAAAAATCGAGAAGATTTTCGAACGCATCGGCTGA
- the fleN gene encoding flagellar synthesis regulator FleN, with the protein MGSMHPVQVIAVTGGKGGVGKTNVSVNLSLALAELGRRVMLLDADLGLANVDVLLGLTPKRTLADVIEGRCELRDVLLQGPGGIRIVPAASGTQSMVHLSPAQHAGLIQAFSDIGDNLDVLVIDTAAGIGDSVVSFVRAAQEVLLVVCDEPTSITDAYALIKLLNRDYGMNRFRVLANMAQSPQEGRNLFAKLTKVTDRFLDVALQYVGAVPYDESVRKAVQKQRAVYEAFPRSKCALAFKAIAQKVDTWPLPANPRGHLEFFVERLVQQTAGPVL; encoded by the coding sequence ATGGGCAGCATGCATCCCGTACAGGTGATCGCGGTGACCGGCGGCAAAGGTGGCGTCGGCAAGACTAACGTGTCAGTGAACTTGTCCCTGGCGCTGGCAGAGCTTGGCCGTCGGGTCATGCTGCTGGACGCCGACCTGGGTCTGGCGAACGTCGACGTTCTGCTGGGCCTCACGCCCAAACGTACCCTGGCCGATGTGATCGAGGGCCGCTGCGAGCTGCGCGACGTGCTGTTGCAAGGCCCCGGCGGGATTCGCATCGTGCCGGCCGCTTCCGGCACCCAGAGCATGGTTCACCTGAGCCCGGCCCAGCATGCCGGTCTGATTCAGGCGTTCAGCGACATCGGCGACAATCTCGACGTACTGGTGATCGACACCGCTGCGGGTATTGGTGACTCGGTAGTCAGTTTCGTTCGCGCAGCGCAAGAAGTGTTGCTGGTGGTCTGCGACGAGCCGACCTCGATCACCGACGCCTACGCCCTGATCAAACTGCTGAACCGCGATTACGGCATGAACCGCTTCCGCGTCCTGGCCAACATGGCCCAGAGCCCGCAGGAAGGTCGCAATCTGTTCGCCAAGTTGACCAAGGTCACGGATCGCTTCCTCGACGTCGCCCTACAATACGTCGGTGCGGTGCCTTACGACGAAAGCGTGCGCAAGGCGGTGCAGAAGCAGCGTGCGGTCTATGAAGCCTTCCCGCGTTCCAAGTGCGCACTGGCGTTCAAGGCGATCGCGCAAAAGGTCGACACCTGGCCGCTGCCCGCCAATCCGCGCGGCCACCTCGAATTTTTCGTCGAGCGCCTCGTGCAGCAAACGGCAGGACCTGTGCTATGA